In Pseudoalteromonas xiamenensis, the following are encoded in one genomic region:
- the ccoG gene encoding cytochrome c oxidase accessory protein CcoG, with translation MKFDIKEENLIIKPYKQDSAIYVREQKGKFQKIRRYLSWILMASFILIPWKNYNGSQAFLLDVSSQHFRVFGATFLPQDLMILAWVFMASAFGLFFITNWLGRVWCGYVCPQTVWMLLFTWVEHRVEGNRNQRIKLDKSGWDTKKVTKKTIKHVAWLLISFLTATTFMSYFIPVRTLYSELLHFEWSGLVTFWVGLFMFCTYGNAGFLREKMCTVACPYARFQSVMFDKDTKLVTYDVARGENRGPRKRKADHKAQGLGDCVDCNLCVEVCPAGIDIRNGLQYECINCGLCIDACNDTMDKFGYARDLIAYSSENSALGIKSRSGNLKLIGYASLTVLTLVVMFVWLSLRTPIEVSVIRDRNALYRMDYMGYAENPYTLSIVNKTQQPMSYTVSVRGLEDVEVSAPKQINIDAGAMVLVPVTLKADASFIKSKAHPIEFIVESQQNAEIQMVKKSYFYSK, from the coding sequence ATGAAATTTGATATTAAAGAAGAAAACCTAATCATAAAGCCCTACAAGCAAGATTCGGCAATTTATGTACGCGAGCAAAAGGGTAAGTTCCAAAAAATACGTCGTTATTTAAGTTGGATACTTATGGCAAGTTTTATTTTAATCCCCTGGAAAAACTACAACGGTAGTCAAGCGTTCTTACTCGATGTGAGTTCACAACATTTCCGCGTGTTTGGCGCAACATTTTTACCACAGGATCTGATGATTCTCGCTTGGGTGTTTATGGCATCCGCATTTGGTTTGTTCTTTATTACAAACTGGCTTGGTCGAGTTTGGTGTGGCTATGTGTGTCCTCAAACCGTGTGGATGTTACTTTTTACTTGGGTTGAACACCGAGTAGAAGGAAATCGAAACCAACGGATTAAACTCGATAAATCAGGTTGGGATACAAAGAAAGTAACTAAAAAAACCATAAAACACGTCGCGTGGTTGTTAATATCGTTTTTGACAGCAACTACCTTCATGTCCTATTTCATACCGGTGCGAACTTTGTATAGCGAATTGCTCCATTTTGAATGGTCAGGTCTTGTCACTTTTTGGGTGGGGCTATTCATGTTTTGCACATATGGAAATGCGGGATTTTTACGCGAAAAAATGTGCACGGTGGCATGTCCATACGCACGGTTTCAGTCAGTGATGTTCGACAAAGACACGAAGCTTGTGACTTATGATGTAGCAAGAGGTGAAAATCGTGGCCCGCGCAAAAGAAAAGCTGATCATAAAGCTCAGGGTTTAGGTGATTGTGTTGATTGTAATTTATGTGTTGAGGTTTGTCCTGCGGGAATAGACATTCGAAATGGATTGCAATATGAATGCATTAACTGTGGCTTATGTATTGATGCGTGTAACGACACGATGGATAAATTCGGCTACGCGCGAGATCTAATTGCCTACTCAAGTGAAAACAGTGCGTTAGGTATCAAGAGTCGCAGTGGTAACTTAAAACTTATTGGCTATGCCAGTCTGACGGTGTTGACTTTGGTAGTCATGTTCGTGTGGTTAAGTTTACGTACGCCAATTGAAGTTTCTGTGATCCGAGATAGAAACGCACTTTATCGAATGGATTACATGGGGTATGCGGAAAATCCATATACACTTAGCATCGTGAATAAGACGCAACAACCGATGTCCTATACGGTTTCTGTAAGGGGATTGGAAGACGTTGAGGTAAGCGCGCCAAAACAAATTAATATTGATGCAGGCGCTATGGTGCTCGTACCTGTAACTTTGAAAGCAGATGCTAGTTTTATAAAGAGTAAAGCGCATCCAATCGAATTTATCGTTGAATCTCAGCAAAATGCTGAAATACAGATGGTTAAAAAAAGCTATTTCTATTCAAAGTAG